From a single Chitinophaga sp. Cy-1792 genomic region:
- a CDS encoding TonB-dependent receptor, producing the protein MIKNRLLATAMLSFLLFFLVNVTIAQNRVVSGKITGENGQPLPGATVAVQGGKTGTQSDANGNFSITVPGAGSVLLVTFVGYETQRIPVKDKQTFQVALQTDKGNLSEVVVVGYGTQKRKDLTGAISSVSGTQIKNMPVTNATEALQGRAAGVEVIKNSGAPDATPTIIVRGLSSLHQPAPLYIVDGVRVPGDNINVQDIATIDILKDASAAAIYGSAAAGGVIVITTKRGNSQQPAINFSARYGSTKPKLVKMLDKNDYIKMENVLFPGRYKSAQHTDTLANTDWMDVLYRNGTEQNYNLSVAGSSPVVNYLFSGFYNKQDGILIRNYSNIGGARVNTEYKLGKYIKIGEQLALSQRKTQPNGPVESMLKNAVFRSIPTMPLYNKDGKIGTAPPGYNFDFGAPNPLGVINSADITDIKNNLQGNVFADIKLPLHLSFRANLGYSYFDQAQDYFQDNSNFGPGTPTANSLTKTSIRSSQLLSNYVLTYDQAFGKHNLNAIAGFEQITSKFSNLIASESAVGLPGYAFVQTTNSALAMSGKNDPQGLVKSMFGRISYNYANKYYITGSIRQDANYTVFGPGMQKGVFGAGSAGWTISDENFFRPLTSAVNMLKLRGSYGTLGNSNIPPYSYLATYSQFTGSSGIANGAQNFSPNGTLLVANSINSVSNPNLHWETVYESNVGIDGEALNGRLYFSVEYYNRNTKDMLYALPLAASSGYAAPYFVNIGKVNSKGWDILLGYRDHAGKFTYDVSTTLSFNKNRVVDLDGINNDALYDGRNYYNNLDQSGYNLMGTAPLTVTKAGLPFGSFWGYKVIGIFQTDKEASVQTVNYKVSHAGDLHYEDLDKNGEINAADRQVIGNPNPKLVYGANIRLGYKGFDVAMLFNGVAGVDIFNGVKAYSYSPFGDGNATSKVFTTSFFGDNKVTNAPRVLGYDGSLDPNNNYNSPSSYFVESGSYLKLKNLQIGYTFNNTFLRKVSIQSARLFVMANNLFTITKYSGIDPEIGSAYSVQSTAGFVGTSVGVTTRGVDAVPQYPQAKIYSVGLDVNF; encoded by the coding sequence ATGATTAAAAACAGATTGCTTGCAACCGCAATGCTCAGCTTCCTGCTATTTTTTCTGGTAAACGTAACCATTGCACAAAACAGGGTGGTGAGCGGTAAGATTACCGGAGAAAACGGTCAGCCCCTACCTGGTGCTACTGTTGCTGTACAAGGAGGCAAAACCGGTACACAGTCGGATGCCAACGGTAATTTCTCCATCACGGTACCAGGTGCCGGCAGCGTATTATTGGTGACATTTGTAGGGTATGAAACACAGCGTATACCCGTAAAAGATAAACAGACTTTCCAGGTGGCCCTGCAAACAGACAAGGGTAATTTAAGTGAAGTGGTGGTAGTGGGGTATGGTACCCAGAAACGTAAAGACCTTACCGGCGCCATTTCTTCCGTGAGTGGCACCCAGATTAAAAATATGCCTGTAACCAATGCTACAGAAGCGTTACAGGGTCGTGCGGCAGGTGTGGAAGTTATCAAGAATTCAGGTGCGCCTGATGCAACACCTACCATCATTGTAAGAGGTCTGTCATCCCTGCATCAGCCGGCGCCTTTGTACATTGTTGATGGCGTGCGTGTTCCCGGAGATAACATCAACGTCCAGGACATTGCTACCATCGATATCCTCAAAGACGCCAGTGCTGCTGCTATCTATGGCTCTGCCGCCGCCGGCGGTGTAATTGTTATCACCACCAAACGCGGTAACAGCCAGCAGCCTGCCATCAACTTCAGCGCACGCTATGGATCTACCAAACCTAAGCTGGTGAAGATGCTGGATAAAAACGACTATATCAAAATGGAGAATGTACTGTTCCCGGGCCGTTATAAATCAGCACAGCACACCGATACCCTGGCCAATACCGACTGGATGGATGTGTTGTACCGCAATGGTACTGAACAGAACTATAACCTCTCTGTTGCCGGCTCCTCTCCGGTGGTGAACTACCTCTTTTCCGGGTTCTACAACAAACAGGATGGTATCCTGATCAGGAACTATTCCAACATCGGTGGGGCACGTGTGAATACAGAATATAAGCTTGGAAAGTATATTAAAATAGGTGAACAATTAGCGCTTTCCCAGCGTAAAACGCAGCCGAACGGCCCGGTGGAATCCATGCTGAAAAACGCTGTTTTCCGCTCTATTCCTACTATGCCGTTATATAATAAAGATGGTAAAATTGGTACAGCCCCTCCGGGATATAATTTTGACTTTGGTGCGCCCAACCCATTAGGTGTTATCAATTCTGCCGATATCACCGATATTAAAAATAACCTGCAGGGAAATGTATTTGCAGACATCAAACTGCCGTTGCACCTGAGTTTCAGGGCTAATCTCGGTTATTCCTACTTCGATCAGGCGCAGGATTATTTCCAGGATAACAGCAATTTCGGACCGGGTACACCTACTGCCAACTCGCTCACTAAAACAAGCATCCGCAGTTCTCAGCTGCTGAGTAACTATGTGCTGACCTATGATCAGGCTTTTGGTAAACATAACCTCAACGCCATTGCAGGTTTTGAGCAGATTACTTCTAAATTCAGCAACCTGATAGCTTCGGAAAGTGCGGTCGGTTTACCAGGCTATGCATTTGTTCAGACGACCAACTCCGCACTCGCCATGAGTGGTAAGAACGATCCGCAGGGATTGGTGAAATCGATGTTCGGACGTATCAGCTACAACTACGCCAATAAATATTATATCACGGGTTCTATCAGACAGGATGCCAACTACACCGTATTTGGCCCTGGAATGCAGAAAGGCGTATTTGGTGCAGGATCTGCCGGCTGGACGATCAGCGATGAAAATTTCTTCAGGCCGCTGACCAGCGCCGTAAATATGCTGAAACTGCGTGGCAGCTATGGTACATTGGGTAACAGCAATATTCCGCCGTATTCCTATCTCGCCACCTATAGCCAGTTTACAGGTAGTAGCGGTATTGCCAACGGAGCACAGAACTTTTCACCGAATGGTACCTTGCTGGTGGCCAACTCCATCAATTCCGTTTCAAACCCTAACCTGCACTGGGAAACGGTTTATGAAAGCAATGTGGGTATAGATGGAGAAGCGCTGAATGGCAGGTTATATTTCTCTGTAGAATATTATAACCGCAATACAAAAGATATGCTATATGCGTTGCCGTTAGCCGCCAGCTCCGGCTATGCGGCGCCTTATTTTGTAAATATCGGTAAGGTTAACAGCAAGGGCTGGGATATCTTACTGGGCTACAGAGATCATGCCGGTAAATTTACCTATGATGTAAGCACCACACTGAGCTTCAATAAGAACCGCGTTGTTGACCTGGATGGTATCAATAATGATGCATTGTACGATGGCCGTAACTATTATAATAACCTCGATCAGAGCGGTTATAACCTGATGGGTACTGCACCGCTGACAGTAACCAAAGCAGGGCTGCCATTTGGTTCCTTCTGGGGCTACAAGGTAATCGGCATATTCCAGACCGACAAAGAAGCATCCGTTCAGACCGTGAATTACAAAGTTTCTCATGCCGGCGACCTGCATTATGAAGACCTCGACAAGAACGGTGAAATAAATGCTGCCGACCGTCAGGTGATTGGTAATCCGAATCCTAAACTGGTGTATGGTGCTAACATCCGCCTGGGTTACAAAGGATTTGATGTGGCGATGTTGTTCAACGGTGTAGCCGGTGTGGATATCTTCAACGGTGTGAAAGCCTATTCCTATTCTCCGTTTGGGGATGGTAATGCTACCTCCAAAGTATTCACGACCTCTTTCTTTGGTGACAATAAAGTAACCAATGCCCCACGTGTATTGGGTTACGATGGATCACTGGACCCAAATAACAACTATAATTCTCCGAGCAGCTATTTCGTTGAAAGCGGCAGCTATCTCAAACTGAAAAACCTGCAGATCGGGTATACGTTCAATAATACCTTTTTAAGAAAAGTAAGCATTCAATCTGCCCGCTTATTTGTAATGGCTAACAACCTGTTTACCATCACCAAATATTCCGGTATAGATCCTGAAATCGGCAGTGCATATTCTGTTCAGTCTACCGCAGGTTTCGTAGGAACCAGTGTAGGTGTAACCACCAGGGGCGTAGATGCAGTGCCACAGTATCCACAGGCAAAAATTTATTCTGTTGGACTGGATGTTAATTTCTAA
- a CDS encoding RagB/SusD family nutrient uptake outer membrane protein, translating to MYKKISAVILISMALATGCKKDPGVQYPKDQYLANNYPSNMEALNSTLTPAYSNLRDQYLFGFTLLPKMLANCTHHADANYTDGDWKGFINTTTLTSGNGFISMNFLALGAGVKNANVALEAADFYEKNYAKKGDQPNIDYIRGQAYFLRAYYYFWMENLYGEDYLVNPGAGDTLGVPLFTKSAKLLAETQRPRAGIQSVWNQVISDLQTSATLLKGKVWGADEVGRVNEWAAKSLLGKVYVFRKSYDKALPVLQDVINNSGKSLMPYTKYRDAFIGITANEFNEESIFELNVDQDSKGGYGVFSGAANATTINGLIWPPYALGDDGTEGSSIAMGYGGNDGLHDRNVERFGYSLGSFTLVDNPKFNSSQPASYTNPAKVMDPVYKAKAMAARTNQTVDPRLYVNCFQPWLDSVKLDGQNWRPVSRPNYIFGDADIATKLGWNFRKYAPVFNSILNVGPADGANIYLLRLADVYLLYAEASIKSGDNATGLEYLNKVRRRAYNLPVNTPSAIDYKTITDATPAAASGDPVLGHNPLYYERWAELFNEGHWWFDICRWHLGATEAAYFKTTRTVAGQLTWDDKAYAWPLPITELNANPALQGKNNPGY from the coding sequence ATGTACAAGAAAATATCTGCTGTAATACTAATATCAATGGCGCTGGCTACGGGTTGTAAGAAAGATCCGGGTGTACAATATCCGAAAGACCAGTACCTCGCCAATAACTATCCGTCCAACATGGAAGCCCTGAACAGTACGCTGACGCCGGCTTATTCCAATCTCCGTGATCAGTACCTGTTCGGATTTACCCTGCTGCCTAAAATGCTGGCCAACTGTACGCACCATGCGGATGCAAACTATACGGACGGTGACTGGAAAGGGTTTATCAATACCACTACCCTGACCTCCGGCAACGGTTTTATTTCCATGAACTTCCTCGCTTTAGGCGCCGGTGTTAAAAACGCCAACGTAGCATTGGAAGCAGCTGATTTTTATGAGAAGAACTATGCGAAGAAAGGCGATCAGCCGAACATAGATTATATACGCGGGCAAGCTTATTTTCTCCGTGCCTATTATTATTTCTGGATGGAAAATCTTTATGGAGAGGACTACCTGGTAAATCCTGGTGCCGGTGATACGCTTGGTGTACCGCTGTTTACAAAGTCGGCCAAGCTGTTAGCTGAAACGCAGCGTCCACGTGCGGGTATTCAGTCTGTCTGGAACCAGGTTATCAGCGATTTGCAGACATCTGCTACCTTGCTGAAAGGTAAAGTATGGGGTGCTGATGAAGTGGGGCGTGTGAATGAATGGGCTGCCAAATCCTTGCTGGGTAAGGTATATGTATTCAGAAAAAGTTATGATAAAGCATTGCCGGTATTACAGGATGTTATCAATAACAGTGGTAAAAGCCTGATGCCATATACGAAATATCGCGATGCATTTATTGGTATTACTGCCAATGAATTCAATGAAGAATCAATTTTTGAACTGAACGTAGATCAGGATTCCAAAGGTGGTTACGGTGTGTTCTCCGGTGCGGCGAATGCTACTACCATCAATGGTTTGATCTGGCCTCCGTATGCGCTGGGAGATGATGGAACAGAGGGAAGTTCCATCGCTATGGGCTATGGTGGAAACGATGGTTTGCACGACAGAAATGTGGAGCGTTTCGGTTATTCCCTGGGTAGCTTTACGTTGGTAGATAATCCGAAATTTAACAGCAGTCAGCCGGCCAGCTACACCAATCCTGCGAAAGTAATGGACCCGGTATATAAAGCGAAGGCAATGGCAGCAAGAACTAATCAGACAGTAGATCCGCGTTTATATGTCAACTGTTTTCAGCCATGGCTGGATTCTGTAAAATTAGATGGCCAGAACTGGCGTCCTGTATCACGTCCGAATTATATTTTCGGAGATGCTGATATCGCTACCAAGCTGGGCTGGAATTTCAGAAAATATGCACCCGTATTTAATTCAATTTTAAATGTAGGCCCTGCAGATGGTGCAAACATCTACCTGCTCCGTCTGGCAGATGTATACTTACTGTATGCAGAAGCCAGCATTAAATCCGGCGACAATGCTACTGGCCTGGAATACCTGAATAAGGTAAGGCGCAGGGCTTATAATCTGCCGGTGAATACTCCTTCCGCCATTGATTATAAAACGATTACAGATGCTACACCTGCGGCAGCTTCCGGTGATCCTGTACTTGGTCATAATCCTTTGTATTATGAACGCTGGGCAGAGTTATTCAATGAAGGCCATTGGTGGTTCGACATTTGCCGCTGGCACCTGGGCGCAACAGAAGCCGCCTATTTTAAAACTACCAGAACGGTTGCCGGCCAGCTGACATGGGACGACAAGGCATATGCATGGCCTTTACCTATTACTGAACTGAACGCCAACCCTGCCCTGCAAGGGAAGAATAATCCCGGCTACTAG
- a CDS encoding glycoside hydrolase family 97 protein: MRRLTLGLAVLLVWFTADAQTVETENVKLTFALDKAGQPVYAVSYKGKPVVLPSQMGFVLNDDSTFYRNFRLLGSDVKETDETWQPVWGEEKDIRNHYRQLQVRLQENEKPYRQLNIEFRVFADGVGFRYEFPKQDGLQYFVVADERTAFNMAGDHKTFWIPGDYDTNEYPYTTSKISEIDNRKMVESSTAIAVRVAPDATAVQTPLMMKSADGLYINIHEAALVNYPAMQLHTNREACAFSASLVPDAAGNKAYLHAPFKTPWRTIIVSDKAADILSSRMIVNLNEPSKLDNTSWIKPMKFVGVWWEMQTGKSTWSYSDYADSTDAAGHLVPSGRHGATTANVKKYIDFAAANNIDGVLVEGWNTGWEDWFGNWKEEVFDFVTPYPDFDLPGISAYARSKGVAMIMHNETSGSATNYERRMEQAFDLMNRYGYKSVKTGYVGRIIPRGEHHDGQWMVNHYERVAQMAAKHQVTLDSHEPMRPTGLHRTWPNWMASESARGNEYNAFSTGNEPEHETILPFTRLMGGPMDYTPGIFKIRYFGPDSSKQVHTTLAKQLALYVTMYSPVQMAADYPENYEAHMDAFQFIRDVPLTWDESRVIEAEPGDYVTIARRSAGSWFIGSITDENAHTVDIPLNFLEKGKRYNVTVYGDAKDADWKTNPEAYKIDHISADTKTVLHLRLAKGGGAAVSVVPVK, translated from the coding sequence ATGAGAAGACTTACACTCGGCTTAGCTGTTTTGCTGGTATGGTTTACAGCGGATGCACAGACAGTTGAGACGGAGAATGTTAAATTAACCTTTGCGCTGGACAAAGCCGGCCAGCCTGTTTATGCCGTCTCATATAAGGGAAAGCCGGTGGTATTGCCATCGCAGATGGGGTTTGTACTAAATGATGATAGTACCTTTTACCGCAACTTTCGTTTGTTGGGTAGCGATGTGAAAGAAACAGATGAAACCTGGCAGCCGGTATGGGGAGAAGAGAAAGATATCCGCAACCATTACCGCCAGCTGCAGGTAAGATTACAGGAAAATGAAAAGCCTTACCGTCAGCTGAATATTGAATTTCGTGTATTCGCAGACGGTGTAGGGTTCCGTTATGAGTTTCCTAAACAGGACGGGCTGCAATACTTCGTGGTAGCGGATGAACGTACTGCATTCAACATGGCCGGCGATCATAAAACTTTCTGGATTCCCGGTGATTATGATACTAACGAGTATCCATATACGACTTCTAAAATATCTGAGATAGACAACAGGAAGATGGTGGAATCATCTACCGCCATTGCTGTACGTGTAGCGCCCGATGCTACTGCCGTGCAAACACCACTGATGATGAAATCTGCCGACGGGTTGTATATCAATATCCATGAAGCGGCGCTGGTGAACTATCCTGCGATGCAGCTGCATACCAACAGAGAAGCCTGTGCTTTCAGTGCCAGTCTGGTCCCGGATGCAGCAGGTAACAAGGCTTATCTGCATGCGCCATTTAAGACACCGTGGCGTACCATCATTGTGAGTGATAAGGCAGCGGATATTTTATCTTCCCGAATGATCGTTAATCTGAATGAACCATCAAAGCTGGACAATACGTCCTGGATTAAGCCAATGAAATTTGTGGGGGTATGGTGGGAGATGCAGACAGGCAAGAGCACCTGGAGTTATTCCGACTATGCCGACAGTACCGATGCGGCAGGGCATCTCGTGCCCAGTGGCCGCCACGGCGCCACTACGGCCAACGTTAAAAAATACATCGACTTCGCTGCTGCCAATAACATCGATGGCGTGCTCGTAGAAGGCTGGAATACTGGCTGGGAAGATTGGTTCGGCAACTGGAAAGAAGAAGTATTCGATTTTGTAACACCTTATCCGGACTTTGATCTGCCCGGCATTAGCGCCTATGCCAGGTCCAAAGGCGTTGCCATGATCATGCACAATGAAACATCCGGTTCCGCTACCAATTACGAACGCCGCATGGAGCAGGCCTTTGACCTGATGAACCGATACGGCTACAAAAGTGTAAAAACAGGTTATGTGGGCAGGATCATTCCCCGTGGCGAACACCACGATGGGCAATGGATGGTCAATCATTATGAGCGGGTGGCACAGATGGCGGCGAAACACCAGGTGACATTGGATAGTCATGAACCGATGCGCCCTACAGGCCTGCATCGTACCTGGCCCAACTGGATGGCGTCAGAATCGGCCAGGGGTAATGAATACAATGCATTCAGTACGGGTAATGAGCCGGAACATGAAACAATTTTACCATTTACACGACTGATGGGCGGCCCGATGGACTATACCCCAGGTATCTTCAAAATCCGGTATTTCGGACCTGATTCGAGTAAGCAGGTACATACTACACTGGCCAAACAGCTGGCGCTCTATGTGACCATGTACAGCCCAGTACAAATGGCGGCCGACTATCCCGAAAACTATGAAGCGCATATGGACGCCTTTCAGTTTATCAGGGATGTACCGCTGACCTGGGACGAATCAAGGGTGATAGAAGCCGAACCGGGCGATTATGTCACCATAGCGCGCCGCAGTGCCGGCAGCTGGTTTATCGGCTCCATTACCGATGAAAATGCCCATACTGTGGATATCCCACTGAACTTCCTGGAAAAAGGAAAGCGATATAACGTTACTGTATATGGTGATGCAAAGGATGCCGATTGGAAGACCAATCCGGAAGCCTATAAGATCGATCATATATCAGCAGATACAAAAACTGTTTTACACCTCCGCCTGGCAAAAGGAGGCGGGGCTGCTGTAAGTGTGGTGCCGGTTAAGTGA
- a CDS encoding DUF2809 domain-containing protein yields MNNNLRIRLYYVLLLAVTMWAGLATRHTPDLFPKFISEYGGDILYATFAVFGLRFLWLKPALWKILLAGFIYCVLIEIQQCCQAPWLVQLRNTFPFGLILGYGFLWSDIVCYAAGVLLAWPFCLVGEKIWKSGNARV; encoded by the coding sequence ATGAACAACAACTTACGCATACGCCTATACTACGTTCTTTTGCTGGCTGTTACCATGTGGGCCGGCCTCGCTACCAGGCATACGCCCGACCTGTTCCCGAAATTTATCAGTGAGTATGGGGGAGATATCCTCTACGCGACCTTCGCTGTATTCGGGTTACGCTTCCTCTGGCTGAAGCCTGCCCTCTGGAAGATTCTCCTGGCCGGCTTTATCTATTGTGTGCTGATAGAAATACAGCAGTGCTGCCAGGCTCCCTGGCTGGTACAGCTCCGTAACACCTTCCCTTTCGGTCTTATATTAGGTTATGGCTTTCTATGGAGCGATATCGTTTGCTATGCCGCCGGTGTATTGCTTGCCTGGCCTTTCTGCCTGGTGGGTGAAAAGATATGGAAGTCTGGTAACGCCAGGGTATAA
- a CDS encoding glycosyl hydrolase family 18 protein, producing the protein MKTRLSTLLLLLICFLSVRAQTPFRVVGYMPSWSGSVSSVQYSKLTHINYAFLLPTATGGLQAIDNPSKLQSLVSTAHANNVKVLISVGGWNNGDDSGFESLAANSSYRTTFVNNMVNFVNQYGLDGVDIDWEYPDAGASANNYISLMTQLSTTMHNNGKLLTGAVVGTGGASILSSAFALVDFYNLMAYDYNNFDHSTYTYATQSVSYWLGRGLPASKLTLGVPFYGRPTWESFAQLVARGADPYADVFGNVGYNGINTIKQKTNLAFDQGSGIMIWELSQDVTGANSLVSAINDVVVARSTPSSAPIGKVITLKGNNGLYVSGENGTTAMTCTRATPGTWEQFSVLDAGGGKIALRSMAKYVSSENGTQAINCNRATAQAWEQFTWITNSNGTISLLCNNGGYISSENGAAAMTANRTAKGTWESFNYTVVGNVVGSTTAVTSAAVTANPALQIATMAPDAEKATVNHTLNVYPNPVVAGGNIYVKVPDYSGKSAIKAVLLSAGRQAIQQQQETTASFTVKVGNVAAGTYFLEIFSDGKQYTQKIVVQ; encoded by the coding sequence ATGAAGACACGTCTATCCACGTTGTTACTTTTGTTAATCTGTTTTTTATCTGTCAGGGCACAAACGCCATTCCGGGTAGTTGGTTATATGCCAAGCTGGTCTGGTAGTGTAAGCAGTGTGCAGTACAGTAAGCTGACGCACATCAATTATGCCTTTTTGTTACCCACTGCAACAGGAGGCTTGCAGGCAATCGACAACCCCAGCAAACTGCAGAGTCTTGTCAGTACCGCACATGCCAATAATGTGAAGGTGCTGATATCTGTTGGTGGCTGGAATAATGGCGATGACAGCGGCTTCGAGAGCCTGGCTGCCAACAGCAGCTACCGTACCACCTTTGTCAACAACATGGTCAATTTTGTTAACCAGTATGGACTGGATGGAGTGGATATTGACTGGGAGTACCCGGATGCGGGTGCTTCTGCCAACAACTACATCTCCCTTATGACGCAACTCAGCACCACCATGCATAATAATGGTAAACTGCTGACAGGTGCTGTGGTGGGCACAGGAGGCGCCAGTATCCTCAGCAGTGCCTTTGCGCTGGTAGACTTCTACAATCTGATGGCCTATGACTACAACAACTTTGATCACTCTACCTACACGTATGCCACACAGTCGGTGTCGTACTGGCTTGGTCGTGGGTTGCCGGCATCCAAACTGACGCTGGGTGTGCCTTTCTATGGCCGTCCTACCTGGGAATCGTTTGCGCAGCTGGTAGCCAGAGGAGCAGATCCCTATGCCGATGTATTTGGTAATGTAGGATATAATGGCATCAATACGATCAAGCAGAAAACCAATCTGGCCTTTGATCAGGGCAGCGGTATCATGATCTGGGAGCTTTCGCAGGATGTTACCGGCGCCAATTCACTGGTATCAGCGATTAATGACGTGGTAGTAGCGCGTAGTACGCCATCATCAGCGCCTATCGGCAAGGTGATTACGCTAAAAGGCAATAACGGGCTGTATGTAAGTGGAGAGAATGGCACCACCGCCATGACCTGCACCCGCGCTACGCCAGGTACCTGGGAACAGTTTTCCGTATTGGATGCCGGCGGCGGCAAGATCGCATTGCGTTCTATGGCCAAGTATGTTTCTTCCGAAAACGGCACACAGGCTATTAACTGCAACCGTGCTACCGCGCAGGCCTGGGAGCAGTTTACCTGGATTACCAACAGTAATGGCACCATTTCATTGCTGTGTAACAATGGCGGCTATATCAGTTCTGAAAATGGCGCTGCAGCCATGACCGCCAACAGGACAGCTAAAGGTACCTGGGAGTCATTTAACTATACCGTAGTGGGCAATGTAGTGGGATCTACGACAGCAGTTACCAGTGCCGCCGTTACCGCTAACCCTGCGCTGCAAATCGCTACCATGGCGCCAGATGCAGAGAAAGCTACTGTAAATCATACGCTGAATGTTTATCCTAACCCGGTAGTGGCAGGCGGTAATATTTATGTTAAGGTTCCTGACTATAGCGGCAAAAGCGCTATCAAAGCAGTACTGCTAAGTGCAGGCAGACAAGCGATTCAGCAGCAGCAGGAAACCACTGCCAGCTTTACGGTGAAGGTGGGTAATGTGGCGGCAGGCACCTATTTCCTGGAAATATTCAGCGACGGTAAGCAGTATACGCAGAAGATCGTTGTTCAGTAA
- a CDS encoding DUF2200 domain-containing protein — translation MDNSNSHDQRIAAMTFASVYPSYLAKVERKGRTKEELHQVIHWLTGFSDAKLLELIAEKATFETFFQKAKLNPNAGLITGVICGYRVEDIENPLTQKVRYLDKLVDELAKGKKMEKILRS, via the coding sequence ATGGACAATTCAAACTCCCACGATCAGCGCATCGCCGCTATGACATTTGCCTCCGTATATCCTTCCTATCTGGCAAAGGTAGAACGGAAAGGCAGGACCAAAGAGGAACTGCATCAGGTTATCCACTGGCTGACAGGTTTCAGTGATGCAAAATTACTGGAGCTGATAGCGGAAAAAGCTACGTTTGAGACCTTCTTTCAAAAGGCAAAACTCAACCCCAATGCGGGTTTGATCACCGGCGTTATCTGTGGCTACCGCGTAGAAGATATTGAAAACCCGCTCACACAAAAAGTCCGTTACCTGGATAAACTCGTAGATGAGCTGGCAAAAGGTAAGAAGATGGAGAAGATATTGAGAAGCTGA
- a CDS encoding GNAT family N-acetyltransferase, giving the protein MHALPDIFPVLITSRLALQAISMDMLEEIYYIFSDPQVVKFYNLRPLAGRGKAMELIQYFQKRFKEKEGIRWAITIKDTQHVIGTIGINKFDKNNHRCTIGYDLASNWWKRGYMSEALHGFLEYVFKTLDVNRVEAEVMKDNADSCLLLEKHGFVREGLLRDHMYWQEQYHDMYMYAILKKDFQ; this is encoded by the coding sequence ATGCACGCATTGCCAGACATCTTCCCTGTATTAATAACCAGTAGGTTAGCACTACAAGCTATTTCCATGGATATGCTGGAAGAGATCTATTATATTTTCAGTGATCCGCAGGTGGTGAAGTTTTATAATCTACGGCCGTTGGCGGGCAGGGGAAAGGCGATGGAGCTGATACAATATTTCCAGAAACGTTTTAAGGAGAAAGAGGGCATACGCTGGGCGATTACGATTAAAGATACGCAGCACGTTATAGGTACGATCGGTATCAATAAATTCGATAAAAACAATCATCGGTGTACGATAGGCTATGACCTTGCCAGTAACTGGTGGAAGCGCGGGTATATGTCGGAGGCGCTGCATGGTTTCCTGGAATATGTTTTCAAGACGCTGGATGTCAACAGGGTAGAGGCGGAAGTGATGAAAGATAATGCAGATTCCTGTTTATTGCTGGAGAAGCATGGCTTTGTGCGGGAGGGTTTGCTGAGGGACCATATGTACTGGCAGGAGCAGTATCATGATATGTATATGTATGCTATCCTGAAGAAGGATTTTCAATAA
- a CDS encoding response regulator transcription factor encodes MNNKVTIVLVDDHVLFRKGLATLIASFDNFSLLFEANNGKEFIAMLQPDQLPDIVLLDINMPEMDGYETCAWLKKNHPGVKVLSLSMYDNEQSIVRMFKAGAKGYILKDSEPAELRDAMNSLHTKGYYYSEMVTGKLIHSINEAEEEGNTTKFATNLSDREITFLKLVCTELTYKEIADQMCLSARTIDGYRDSLFAKLQVKTRVGLVTYALKHGIVLLDKLP; translated from the coding sequence ATGAACAATAAAGTAACTATTGTGCTGGTAGATGACCACGTCCTTTTCCGTAAAGGACTGGCAACACTTATCGCCAGCTTCGATAACTTTTCCCTGCTGTTTGAAGCCAATAACGGAAAGGAATTCATCGCTATGCTCCAACCCGACCAACTCCCCGATATCGTACTACTCGATATCAATATGCCCGAAATGGACGGCTACGAAACTTGCGCATGGCTGAAGAAAAACCACCCCGGCGTCAAAGTACTATCCCTCTCCATGTACGACAATGAACAATCCATCGTTCGGATGTTCAAAGCCGGCGCCAAAGGCTATATCCTGAAAGACAGCGAACCCGCCGAACTCAGGGATGCCATGAACTCCCTCCATACCAAAGGGTACTACTACTCAGAAATGGTAACGGGAAAACTCATCCACTCCATCAACGAAGCGGAAGAAGAAGGTAATACAACCAAATTCGCTACCAACCTCTCCGACAGGGAAATCACCTTCCTTAAACTCGTATGCACAGAGCTTACCTATAAGGAAATCGCTGATCAGATGTGCCTCAGCGCCCGTACCATCGATGGGTACCGCGATAGCCTCTTCGCTAAATTACAGGTGAAAACAAGGGTGGGATTAGTGACGTATGCCCTCAAACACGGCATCGTCCTGCTCGACAAACTACCTTAA